A section of the Bacillus pumilus genome encodes:
- a CDS encoding glycosyltransferase family 2 protein, giving the protein MNEKPKVSVIIPSYNAKERLEGSLFSLTLQDTDIPFEVIVADNGSMDGTMEMLENIEVNFPFKKVRIPVNQGIAKGRNHAIREAEGDLLIFHDSDMLAEPQFIQKHAEAHAHQEDLVICGVCWKRIYRYFYEAFDKDHIKRLKKQGLYKRKMKDKTPLLSMQEVENGAFLEKSFDLQSEFIDILKDILRTYNYDLGSYELPWRFFITNNSSVKRKHVIALGMFDEKIVRYGFEDYDLGIRLHQLGLSFELREDILSVHQEHPSNLTSFDDIKYNILYMCEKYNNIDAIDVHLAFSGPFSHTVTNDIVKEIRQLRENPVFDGLLSYFLELLHLITERNVGIKRDKKDQLTAKHVPLKKLSEIAQLARQEYGCTVLVEAIQGLTKELLRVDLFQVDVL; this is encoded by the coding sequence ATGAATGAGAAGCCAAAGGTAAGCGTCATTATTCCGAGCTATAATGCCAAGGAGCGTTTAGAAGGGAGTCTTTTTTCCTTAACTCTTCAGGATACGGATATTCCGTTTGAAGTCATTGTCGCCGATAATGGGTCAATGGACGGCACGATGGAAATGCTTGAGAACATTGAGGTGAATTTCCCGTTTAAAAAGGTGCGTATTCCTGTCAATCAAGGGATTGCCAAGGGTCGTAATCATGCCATTCGCGAGGCAGAAGGAGACCTGTTGATATTCCATGACAGTGATATGCTGGCAGAGCCGCAATTTATTCAAAAGCATGCGGAGGCACATGCTCATCAAGAGGACCTTGTCATTTGTGGTGTATGCTGGAAGCGGATTTATCGATATTTTTACGAAGCATTTGATAAGGATCATATCAAGCGATTGAAAAAGCAAGGTTTGTATAAACGGAAAATGAAAGATAAAACGCCTCTTTTATCCATGCAAGAAGTGGAGAATGGTGCATTTCTAGAGAAAAGCTTTGATTTGCAGTCTGAGTTTATTGATATTCTCAAAGACATTTTGCGCACGTACAACTATGATTTAGGCTCTTATGAGTTGCCGTGGCGATTTTTTATTACGAATAATTCCTCTGTCAAACGGAAGCATGTCATCGCGCTCGGGATGTTTGATGAAAAGATCGTTCGGTACGGGTTTGAGGATTATGATTTAGGCATTCGTCTGCATCAGCTTGGTCTCTCCTTTGAATTGCGAGAGGATATCCTGAGCGTGCATCAGGAACATCCGAGTAATTTAACATCTTTTGATGACATCAAATATAACATTTTGTATATGTGCGAGAAGTACAACAATATTGATGCCATTGATGTCCATCTGGCTTTCTCTGGTCCGTTTTCTCACACCGTCACAAATGACATTGTAAAAGAGATTAGGCAGCTGCGTGAAAATCCGGTATTCGATGGTCTGCTCTCTTATTTTTTAGAGTTGCTTCATTTGATCACAGAGCGGAATGTAGGCATCAAACGGGATAAAAAAGATCAGCTGACAGCGAAACATGTCCCTTTGAAAAAGCTGTCAGAGATAGCGCAACTTGCACGGCAAGAATATGGCTGCACAGTGCTTGTTGAAGCCATTCAAGGGCTGACGAAAGAGCTATTACGCGTTGATTTGTTTCAAGTGGATGTGTTGTAG
- a CDS encoding putative nucleotide-diphospho-sugar transferase gives MASYHFTTIVSNTHVFKLLALIHSLEQTSRSFKLSVLCADPLAYQVLSEFPHPHVQYEQLENIEDDKLRKAKDNRTFHEYCWTLKPAFLLKILESSEADYLAHLDTDLYFYHDPEAIFAENPLAHLFLTDHMNSERFYHFYELSGRFNTGFVGCRNTDVAKRAVTQWKENCLAHCTVEMDTKNKTYGDQRYVERWIDDFEGVHVVTSKGANAAIWNIENYKLSVVKGDMYLDECPLLFYHFSAFTIIDENTFNLNWYYYMTEQNLVDHLYIPYADLIHQKIKQVQKVFPEFQQGFITKKHVPDTHFYEI, from the coding sequence ATGGCGTCTTATCATTTTACAACCATTGTGTCGAATACCCATGTTTTTAAGCTTTTGGCGCTCATTCATTCGCTTGAACAAACCTCACGTTCATTTAAACTATCGGTATTATGTGCAGACCCGTTGGCTTACCAGGTGTTAAGTGAATTTCCTCATCCGCACGTGCAATATGAACAGCTTGAAAATATTGAAGATGACAAGCTGCGAAAGGCAAAGGATAATCGGACGTTTCATGAGTATTGCTGGACGTTAAAGCCTGCTTTTCTGCTCAAAATCCTTGAATCTTCGGAAGCGGATTATCTCGCCCATTTGGATACGGATTTGTATTTTTATCATGATCCAGAGGCGATTTTTGCTGAGAATCCACTTGCTCACTTATTTTTGACAGATCATATGAATTCCGAGCGGTTCTATCACTTTTATGAATTGTCTGGCCGCTTTAATACTGGATTTGTCGGCTGCCGTAACACAGACGTTGCCAAACGTGCGGTCACACAATGGAAGGAAAACTGTCTTGCACACTGTACAGTCGAAATGGATACAAAAAATAAGACGTATGGAGATCAGCGGTATGTTGAAAGATGGATCGATGATTTTGAAGGCGTTCATGTCGTAACATCTAAAGGAGCCAATGCTGCGATCTGGAATATTGAAAACTACAAGCTTTCCGTTGTGAAAGGGGATATGTATCTCGACGAATGTCCACTCTTGTTCTATCATTTTTCTGCCTTTACAATCATTGATGAGAATACGTTTAATCTGAATTGGTATTACTATATGACAGAACAAAATCTAGTGGATCATCTCTATATTCCGTATGCTGATTTAATTCATCAAAAGATTAAACAGGTACAAAAAGTCTTTCCAGAATTTCAGCAAGGATTTATTACAAAGAAACATGTTCCTGATACGCATTTTTATGAGATATGA
- a CDS encoding MFS transporter, with the protein MAIAARTKDKPQNSVTGSTVYPILLIIGICHMLNDTLQAVIPAMFPILERSMGLTFTQLGLIAFTLNMVSSVMQPAIGWYTDKRPMPYALPIALFSSAVGIFGLAFAPSFATILLCVVFIGLGSAIFHPEGSRVANMAAGPRRGLAQSIYQVGGNTGQAFAPLIAALMLVPLGQPGVAWFTIVGMIAVGFLLYISRWYAGRLQTIRAQAKKAPAKAARSELHRKSALTALGIIVFLIFARSWYGNAISNFYAFYAIEQYGLTIKESQTYIFLFLILGAIGTFLGGPLADRFGKKTVILISLLASFPLALLLPFAGPVFAYVLLGLIGVILTSSFSVTVVYAQELFPGKIGTMSGLTVGLAFGMGAIGSVALGSFIDTFGLTPTMIGVAFLPILGILAFLLPSDQTISKWNES; encoded by the coding sequence TTGGCTATTGCTGCTCGTACTAAGGATAAACCTCAAAATTCCGTCACTGGCTCAACGGTCTATCCCATTTTATTGATTATTGGCATTTGTCATATGCTCAATGACACTTTGCAAGCCGTTATTCCTGCGATGTTCCCTATTTTAGAACGCTCAATGGGGCTGACCTTTACACAATTAGGGCTGATTGCCTTTACATTAAACATGGTCTCCTCTGTGATGCAGCCCGCTATTGGGTGGTACACAGATAAAAGGCCGATGCCTTATGCACTCCCGATTGCTTTATTTTCTAGTGCTGTCGGTATATTCGGGCTTGCGTTTGCGCCTTCCTTTGCCACCATATTGCTTTGCGTTGTCTTTATCGGACTCGGCTCTGCTATTTTCCATCCAGAGGGCTCTCGTGTTGCCAACATGGCTGCTGGTCCAAGACGAGGACTTGCACAGTCCATCTATCAAGTAGGCGGAAATACAGGTCAAGCCTTTGCCCCGCTAATCGCAGCATTAATGCTCGTCCCTCTCGGTCAGCCAGGTGTGGCTTGGTTTACGATTGTTGGAATGATTGCTGTCGGTTTCCTTCTTTATATTTCAAGATGGTACGCAGGAAGACTTCAAACCATTCGAGCTCAAGCGAAAAAAGCTCCAGCAAAAGCGGCAAGATCTGAACTTCACCGTAAGTCAGCACTCACAGCACTTGGCATTATCGTCTTTCTCATCTTTGCCCGCTCTTGGTATGGAAATGCGATATCGAATTTCTATGCGTTTTATGCGATTGAACAATATGGATTGACGATTAAAGAATCACAGACTTATATTTTCTTATTTCTCATTCTAGGTGCAATTGGGACGTTTTTAGGCGGGCCGCTTGCAGACCGCTTCGGCAAGAAAACCGTCATTTTAATTTCCTTATTGGCATCCTTTCCGCTTGCCTTGCTTCTGCCATTTGCCGGACCGGTTTTTGCTTATGTTTTACTTGGGCTGATTGGAGTCATTTTGACATCAAGCTTCTCTGTCACAGTTGTTTATGCTCAAGAACTATTTCCCGGGAAAATTGGCACAATGTCTGGTTTAACGGTTGGGCTTGCGTTTGGTATGGGTGCAATCGGATCGGTCGCTTTAGGCTCATTTATTGATACCTTCGGTTTAACGCCTACCATGATCGGGGTCGCTTTTTTACCGATATTAGGCATTCTGGCATTCTTACTACCTAGCGATCAAACCATCTCCAAATGGAATGAATCATAA
- a CDS encoding penicillin-binding transpeptidase domain-containing protein: MYTDQRKSFWKQKKVMIPILSVIVVAVAFFFLKDSLFSKEKEALKAAQSFTKQMEKKDFTKLADEVTSASLKANDFSKKQLAEKYDNIFNGIGAYDLNISKLNVEKQDKGNGYQFSYDVTMKTSFGKLHKLSYKGVLSKEDDKWKIDWKPNLIFPQMEKGDMIKVKSDPAVRGNIVDRKGRTLAETTGGSALGIIPGKLGTGEEKERNIKKISKAFDIDEELIDNQLKQAWVTDDTFVPLKSMLEQKPIPKDIKGVTYQSKEMRYYPYNKAAAHLTGYVGKANADDIKRNPALKADQIIGKTGLEFTFDKNLRGQDGGSILIVHDETGIEETLQKSDRQDGKTVKLTIDASLQKKAYEQLKGEKGAVTIMNPSSGDLLALVSAPSYDVNLMTNGITPKEYQAYSENPDLPFQARYASRYAPGSTFKTITAAIGLETGVTKPHKVRTIHGLKWQKDQSWGNYRITRVHDKENVNMVDALVYSDNIYFGQEALEIGKDTYEKKVKAFGFGEDLHMPFTMKPAQVSNDGIQSDILLADSAYGQGELLMSPIEQVHAYSPFATGGKLVYPRVVQDEKTASPKQIIKEDSANTVKDALTQVVTSPNGTAHSLQMEGTDIAAKTGTAELKSKQGATDGSENGFLLAFNPKKEDYVLVGMIEDVKNRGGSGLVIQKMKPVIASFYK; this comes from the coding sequence TTGTATACGGATCAACGAAAATCATTTTGGAAACAGAAAAAAGTCATGATTCCCATTCTTAGTGTCATCGTAGTTGCTGTTGCTTTCTTTTTCTTAAAAGATTCTCTTTTCTCAAAAGAAAAAGAAGCTTTAAAAGCGGCTCAATCCTTTACAAAACAAATGGAGAAGAAAGACTTTACGAAGCTGGCTGATGAGGTAACGAGTGCGTCTTTGAAAGCCAATGACTTCTCAAAAAAACAACTAGCCGAAAAATACGACAATATCTTCAACGGAATTGGCGCTTATGATCTGAACATATCAAAGCTCAACGTTGAAAAACAGGACAAAGGAAATGGGTATCAATTTTCCTATGATGTGACAATGAAAACGTCATTTGGCAAGCTGCACAAGCTTTCTTATAAGGGCGTTCTCTCAAAAGAAGATGACAAATGGAAAATCGACTGGAAGCCAAATCTCATCTTCCCGCAAATGGAGAAGGGAGATATGATTAAAGTCAAATCAGACCCTGCTGTACGCGGAAACATCGTCGACCGAAAAGGACGTACCCTAGCAGAAACAACTGGCGGAAGCGCACTTGGCATCATCCCAGGAAAGCTTGGCACAGGAGAAGAAAAAGAACGCAATATCAAAAAAATCAGCAAGGCATTTGATATTGATGAAGAACTCATCGACAATCAGCTGAAACAAGCATGGGTCACAGACGACACGTTTGTTCCGCTCAAATCAATGTTAGAACAGAAGCCGATTCCAAAAGATATAAAAGGCGTCACCTATCAATCGAAGGAAATGCGTTACTATCCTTATAACAAAGCCGCCGCCCATCTCACCGGCTATGTTGGAAAAGCAAATGCAGATGATATCAAAAGAAATCCGGCGTTAAAAGCAGATCAAATCATCGGCAAAACCGGCCTAGAATTCACATTTGACAAAAACTTGCGTGGACAAGATGGCGGAAGCATTTTAATCGTCCATGATGAAACAGGCATTGAAGAAACATTGCAAAAATCAGATCGACAAGATGGAAAAACAGTGAAGCTGACCATTGATGCTTCTTTACAGAAAAAAGCCTATGAACAGCTGAAAGGTGAAAAAGGGGCCGTCACCATCATGAATCCATCTTCTGGGGATCTATTAGCGCTTGTCAGTGCCCCTTCCTATGATGTCAATCTCATGACAAACGGAATCACACCTAAGGAGTATCAGGCATACAGTGAAAACCCAGATCTCCCATTCCAAGCCCGTTATGCAAGCCGATATGCACCAGGGTCTACATTCAAAACCATTACAGCAGCCATCGGACTGGAAACAGGTGTCACAAAGCCTCATAAAGTACGCACCATCCATGGACTGAAATGGCAAAAAGATCAATCTTGGGGCAATTATCGCATTACGCGGGTTCACGATAAAGAAAACGTAAATATGGTTGATGCCCTCGTATACTCAGATAATATTTACTTCGGACAGGAAGCTCTGGAAATTGGCAAAGACACCTATGAGAAAAAAGTAAAAGCATTCGGATTTGGCGAAGATTTGCACATGCCATTTACAATGAAACCAGCACAAGTATCGAACGACGGCATTCAATCGGACATCCTGCTTGCTGACTCGGCATATGGTCAAGGTGAATTACTCATGTCACCGATTGAACAAGTACATGCCTATTCTCCATTTGCAACAGGGGGCAAGCTTGTCTATCCTCGAGTCGTTCAAGATGAGAAAACAGCATCACCAAAACAAATCATCAAAGAAGACTCGGCAAATACAGTGAAAGACGCGCTCACTCAGGTCGTGACAAGCCCAAATGGTACAGCTCACTCCTTACAAATGGAAGGCACTGATATTGCCGCTAAAACAGGAACGGCAGAACTGAAGAGCAAGCAAGGAGCAACAGACGGTTCTGAAAATGGATTTTTACTTGCATTTAATCCTAAAAAAGAAGATTACGTCCTCGTCGGTATGATTGAAGATGTAAAAAACCGCGGCGGTAGTGGACTCGTCATTCAAAAAATGAAGCCTGTCATCGCATCTTTTTATAAGTAA
- a CDS encoding SLC13 family permease has protein sequence MNVIGLVLGPALFLLVLFLIPENELTYAARVVLGITAWTATWWVTEALPIPATSLLPIILLPTLGGLSMEQTSRAYGDPIVFMYMGGFMIAIAIEKWNLHRRMALHILRVIGTRSDRIVLGVMIATAFLSMWISNAATALMMLPVALAVIKEVKANDILAGPSLERFSKSILLSVAYSASIGGLATLVGSVPNAVFAAMSKKLLDREIMFFEWFLFGFPVAMILLILLFLYLTKVQFKVEHTGEISVTFIRKGLEDLGKMKQEEKWVFAVFLTTAFLWIFKLFLFGGVTVSDTSIAIFGALLLFLIPAKNGERILEWQDMKQLPWGLLLLFGGGLSLATGFAETNLTGWIGENLQHLNGLSYIMLLIILTGAILFMTEIMSNTAVANMIIPITVGLGLAIGIEPYGLMAAAALASSCAFMLPISTPPNAAVFSADVLKISDMVRTGFWLNIISIVVIVLAVYFWLPVVLKS, from the coding sequence GTGAATGTGATTGGACTTGTGCTTGGACCGGCACTCTTCTTGCTCGTTCTTTTTCTCATACCTGAAAATGAATTGACCTATGCTGCGAGGGTAGTCTTGGGCATTACCGCTTGGACGGCTACATGGTGGGTGACAGAAGCACTGCCCATCCCTGCAACATCTTTATTGCCCATCATCCTATTGCCGACACTTGGCGGGCTTTCGATGGAACAGACATCAAGAGCTTATGGAGATCCGATCGTTTTTATGTATATGGGCGGATTTATGATCGCAATTGCTATTGAAAAATGGAATCTGCATAGAAGAATGGCCTTACACATTTTAAGGGTGATTGGCACACGAAGTGACCGCATTGTATTAGGTGTCATGATCGCGACTGCTTTTTTATCTATGTGGATTTCAAATGCAGCGACAGCTCTGATGATGCTCCCGGTGGCACTGGCTGTGATTAAAGAGGTCAAAGCTAATGATATTTTAGCTGGTCCATCTCTTGAGCGATTCAGTAAAAGCATTTTATTGTCGGTTGCGTATTCAGCGTCAATTGGAGGTCTAGCAACACTTGTCGGGTCCGTCCCAAATGCGGTGTTTGCTGCGATGTCAAAAAAGCTATTAGATCGGGAAATTATGTTTTTTGAATGGTTTTTGTTTGGTTTTCCTGTTGCGATGATTCTGCTCATTCTCTTATTTCTGTATTTGACCAAAGTCCAGTTTAAGGTAGAGCACACAGGTGAAATAAGTGTAACGTTCATTCGAAAGGGATTAGAGGATTTAGGAAAAATGAAACAAGAGGAAAAATGGGTGTTTGCCGTTTTTCTCACGACGGCGTTTTTGTGGATTTTTAAACTCTTTTTGTTTGGAGGAGTTACCGTATCCGACACGTCCATCGCCATTTTTGGTGCCTTGCTGTTATTTCTCATTCCAGCAAAAAACGGAGAGAGAATACTAGAATGGCAGGATATGAAACAGCTGCCGTGGGGGCTGTTGCTTTTGTTTGGAGGTGGGCTATCGCTCGCTACGGGCTTTGCAGAAACCAATCTAACAGGATGGATTGGGGAAAATCTACAGCATTTAAATGGGCTTTCATATATCATGCTATTGATCATTTTAACTGGAGCGATTTTGTTTATGACTGAGATTATGTCAAATACAGCTGTTGCCAATATGATCATTCCGATTACGGTAGGGCTTGGGCTTGCGATTGGAATCGAGCCCTATGGGTTAATGGCTGCGGCTGCTTTGGCTTCTTCATGTGCGTTTATGCTGCCGATTTCCACACCGCCAAATGCTGCTGTCTTTAGTGCAGACGTGCTGAAAATATCAGATATGGTCAGGACAGGATTTTGGTTAAATATCATCAGTATTGTGGTAATTGTCCTTGCGGTGTATTTCTGGCTTCCGGTTGTGCTTAAAAGTTGA
- a CDS encoding Hsp20/alpha crystallin family protein, with protein sequence MDFEKMKQWMDIAQQMHGDDFWKMIFDDEQRSPFMANGPSPFTFTQQDQRGPDASFPPIDMVETATEIQYLIYLPGYRKEDVQVLSYGEYLVVKGQRFSFFNEQDFRQKQGKYGPFEKKIRLPEMILGQMNAAFKDGVLYIRLQKDEGKATAIIIDDEY encoded by the coding sequence ATGGACTTCGAAAAAATGAAGCAGTGGATGGATATTGCCCAGCAAATGCATGGGGATGATTTTTGGAAAATGATCTTCGATGATGAGCAAAGATCTCCCTTTATGGCAAACGGTCCGTCTCCCTTTACATTTACGCAGCAGGATCAGCGCGGCCCAGATGCGTCGTTCCCACCCATCGACATGGTAGAAACCGCGACAGAAATTCAGTACTTAATTTATTTGCCTGGCTACCGAAAAGAAGATGTACAAGTGTTATCATATGGCGAATATTTGGTTGTGAAAGGACAACGTTTTTCCTTTTTTAATGAGCAGGATTTTCGACAAAAACAGGGGAAGTATGGTCCATTTGAAAAGAAAATCCGGCTCCCAGAAATGATTCTTGGACAAATGAACGCAGCCTTTAAAGACGGTGTGCTTTATATCAGACTGCAAAAGGATGAAGGAAAAGCGACTGCTATTATCATAGATGACGAATATTGA
- a CDS encoding amino acid permease → MSSLFRKKSLDQLMLESQTKRLSRSLNTFDLILLGIGCVVGTGIFVITGVAAAKDAGPAIIISFILAAIACALAAFCYAEFSSSIPVSGSVYTYSYATLGEFLAFLMGWDLMLEYVIALSAVASGWSSYFQSLLSGFGVHIPKALSAAPGAADGAVFNLPGALIILLITFIVSRGVKESTKLNNIIVLIKIAIVLLFIISGFAYVKPENWTPFMPMGFHGVIAGAATVFFAYLGFDAIANASEEVKNPQKAMPIGIIGALGVCTILYIGVSFVLTGMVHYTKLNVSDPVAFALQVVGLNSVAGIISAGAIIGITTVLIALVYAQVRLTFAMSRDGLMPKIFSNVNPKSQTPVANTWLTGAVAACIVGFVNLSTLANLVSIGTLAAFTVISIAVIVLRKKHPNVKAAFKVPFVPVLPIISAVICITLATTLSWETWRAFLIWVAIGVVVYFAYARRKSHLNETH, encoded by the coding sequence ATGAGTTCTTTATTTCGAAAAAAGTCTCTCGACCAGCTCATGCTTGAAAGTCAAACGAAGCGGCTCAGCCGATCGTTAAATACGTTTGATTTAATCTTGCTTGGCATTGGCTGCGTGGTCGGGACTGGTATCTTTGTGATTACGGGGGTTGCTGCGGCAAAGGATGCGGGACCTGCGATTATTATATCTTTTATTTTAGCTGCGATCGCATGCGCCCTTGCTGCTTTTTGCTACGCTGAGTTCTCCTCGTCCATTCCTGTATCAGGAAGTGTCTATACGTATTCCTACGCTACACTTGGGGAATTTCTCGCCTTCTTAATGGGCTGGGATCTCATGCTTGAATATGTCATTGCACTCTCTGCTGTAGCAAGCGGATGGTCGTCCTATTTCCAATCACTGCTCAGTGGATTTGGTGTGCACATACCGAAGGCTTTATCAGCTGCACCTGGAGCCGCTGATGGAGCCGTCTTTAACCTTCCAGGCGCACTCATTATTTTGCTTATCACCTTTATCGTCTCTAGAGGCGTGAAAGAAAGCACGAAGCTGAATAACATCATTGTGCTAATTAAAATTGCCATCGTCCTTCTCTTTATCATTTCAGGCTTTGCGTACGTCAAACCTGAAAACTGGACACCTTTTATGCCGATGGGCTTCCACGGTGTGATTGCTGGAGCGGCAACTGTCTTTTTTGCTTACCTCGGATTTGATGCGATCGCTAATGCGTCTGAAGAAGTCAAAAATCCTCAAAAGGCGATGCCAATCGGAATCATCGGAGCGCTCGGTGTTTGTACGATTTTATACATCGGTGTTTCATTTGTCTTAACAGGCATGGTTCACTATACGAAGCTGAATGTCAGTGACCCTGTCGCATTTGCTCTTCAAGTTGTTGGCCTGAATAGTGTGGCGGGCATTATATCCGCCGGTGCCATTATTGGGATCACCACGGTTTTAATTGCCTTAGTCTATGCGCAGGTGCGCCTAACCTTTGCGATGAGCCGCGATGGTCTTATGCCGAAGATTTTCTCTAATGTCAATCCAAAATCACAAACACCCGTTGCCAATACTTGGCTGACAGGTGCTGTCGCAGCATGTATCGTAGGCTTTGTGAACTTATCGACACTCGCGAATTTAGTGAGCATCGGTACGCTTGCAGCCTTCACAGTCATTTCAATCGCCGTTATCGTTTTACGGAAAAAACACCCGAATGTCAAAGCAGCGTTTAAAGTGCCATTCGTGCCTGTTCTTCCGATTATCAGTGCGGTCATTTGTATCACACTCGCAACTACCCTTTCATGGGAGACATGGAGAGCCTTCCTGATCTGGGTGGCCATTGGTGTCGTTGTTTATTTCGCCTATGCAAGACGAAAAAGTCATCTGAATGAAACGCATTAG
- a CDS encoding tetratricopeptide repeat-containing glycosyltransferase family 2 protein — protein MVTISLCMIVKNEEEVLADCLSSVQDIVDEMIIVDTGSTDRTKEIAHSFSAKVLDFEWVQHFAKARNFAFSRATKEYILWLDADDVLLEEDRQKFLQLKETLDPAVDAVSMFYHVGFDEDGQVNFKYRRNRLVKRALNFQWYGAVHEFLQVYGNILPADIAVTHQKRKKTTAGEPGRNLRIYEDMLARGEDMTPRDLFYFANELRDNRQHVKAIRFYHEFLATKQCWIEDEIRTCQYLADCYYAVGFEEAALSSLLRSFLYDQPRPEFCCRIGDHLKIQNKHRAAIFWYEQALKAPENEAAFTLTHYKTWYPHLQLCYCYYQLGDLEKAKTHHLASAAHHPTHPSVLYNEKIFTEQT, from the coding sequence ATGGTAACCATTAGCTTATGTATGATCGTGAAAAATGAAGAGGAGGTGTTAGCGGACTGCCTTTCCTCCGTTCAAGACATTGTCGATGAGATGATCATCGTTGATACAGGTTCAACAGATCGTACGAAGGAGATTGCTCACTCCTTTTCAGCCAAGGTACTTGATTTCGAATGGGTTCAGCATTTTGCCAAAGCCCGCAATTTCGCTTTCTCACGTGCAACGAAAGAATATATTTTATGGCTTGATGCTGACGATGTTCTGCTTGAAGAAGACCGTCAAAAATTTCTTCAGCTCAAAGAGACACTCGACCCTGCGGTGGATGCCGTCTCAATGTTTTATCATGTAGGATTCGATGAAGACGGTCAGGTGAATTTTAAATATAGAAGAAATCGCCTTGTGAAGCGCGCCTTGAACTTTCAGTGGTACGGGGCCGTTCATGAGTTTCTTCAAGTGTACGGAAACATCTTACCAGCCGATATAGCCGTCACACATCAAAAGCGTAAGAAAACAACCGCTGGTGAACCAGGGCGCAACCTGCGAATTTATGAAGACATGCTGGCAAGGGGAGAGGACATGACGCCTCGTGACCTCTTTTACTTTGCCAATGAATTAAGAGATAACAGGCAGCATGTCAAAGCAATTCGTTTTTATCATGAATTTTTAGCGACAAAACAGTGCTGGATTGAGGATGAAATTCGCACATGCCAATATTTAGCAGACTGCTATTATGCGGTAGGCTTCGAGGAAGCGGCTTTATCCTCATTATTACGTTCTTTCTTATATGATCAGCCTCGTCCAGAATTTTGTTGCCGAATCGGGGATCATCTAAAAATTCAAAATAAACATCGGGCAGCGATCTTTTGGTATGAGCAGGCGCTGAAGGCTCCTGAAAACGAAGCAGCCTTCACACTCACACATTATAAAACGTGGTATCCTCACCTTCAGCTTTGCTACTGTTATTATCAGCTTGGCGATTTGGAGAAAGCCAAAACACATCACCTTGCTTCCGCCGCCCATCACCCAACTCATCCAAGTGTGCTGTATAATGAAAAAATATTTACTGAACAGACATAA